The sequence ACtctatattacaaattaaaaatagatagaacaattgaaaattatttctaatgagaataaaatcaaaataagcAATGACatatgataattaaataatctaaGAACATTTAAAATGTGTGTTTAtagaaaaaaacattttttaatttttactgtGAAAATGAGAAGTACTTTTTGcatttatttgcatttttatgtAACGGCTCTACCGTGAAAGTGAAAATTACTAaatgtgtatttatatatttacatttctatataataGTTAATCAACATATGAAAATTAGTaagttacaatttttaaataatgatataaagtaatgctgTTCCTCCAGTTTATAATCGGACTGTGCCATACAACATTTAGGATATTTagtaaatgaaattcaaaattattgtatatataaaatgtacaatGTGTCGTGTGGAAATGATTTTTACCTCGCACTGCCATTACACAAGCCTTGAAGAAATACattctattaaattattattcttgtTTGGCATTAAAGACTGAAATaattcttctatattttttttacatttacaacaaaaatatgtattatccTATGTATGTAGcataattgtataaaagaataaaacttttgttacatattttatatgatacttattattttatgataaaataattttaaaattatgcattttaacaataattaaaaaatatactattaattataAGCTTTAGTTTTAATCAATCTCCTCGTATTTTCTTGTAACtgctatttattttttctattaagGTACAAAAACGTACGTAAGTGTaatttaacatatatttttattaaaatttattcactATTTACACACGCAATATTTGTGTACAATCgaaagatgtaaaaatattaataaaaacatcAAATAGAATACTATATATACTAATTCACTATACAGACGCACTATTTACATTAGTCGTTTTTTACTTCTATCTATTTTACAGATTTTACAGGCTGACGCGCGCCACAGCTATAAAAGATTCTTAAAATCATATTCgtctctttttgtttttatacaaatatacatatgctCAGATTTCTCTGCTAACATAAATAATTGTTCCTCAGGCAGGTACGGTTTATTTTTGACGGCAggaagaatttatttcaagatatttataccttcaacattaataaattaacaaatcaaaTCTATAAACAATAAAGAGCCAAATTCTGGCAATAAGAAATTAAGTTtaggagaaaagaaattttaaaatattgtgtacCCTGTTTAAAAtgctaaattattattattatacttttcaAGCTGTACAATATCTAATTATGGTATAAAATATGTGTTTTTAAGAGTTTTTACAAGTCCTTAATACATTCAGTATTTAttagaagaaaggaaatataataattgctTCTTGTTAGTATTagcgaaataataaaacttgatACAGATTGTATAAATACTtcaaaaaacattttatatacaatatttggACTAACTTGTTTTAATTAGTTATTAATtccaataaaatacaaaaatcttatacgtatattcgatgaaaagataatatcttattataaagagattaaacaatatttcaaaatatatgtgTTCTGATAATAATTCAGTATTGTTTAATACTGCTCATATTTTAgcattttatgttatttaattgaaaatggaATTGGAAAATGGAATGTTTGATAAACGCCTGAGATATCtttgttcaaatatttgaaaaattgtattaaatctACTGCAAATCTAACATTAATGTAACAGAATTTTAAGATACCACAGAGAAATAattactaataaaataaaacataaaaatgaaatgcataagaaattataaaaaagctTTTTTTagattgataaataaatatggatGTAAGATTCTCAGTTAagtattttatcaatatatatcCCTGCCGTCAAAAAAATTGATTGTATGCTtgttcaaagaaaaatttctcatTTTGAACAATTAacaatcgattaaaaaattaatcaatagTCAATAGCaacaaattattgttttaGAATCTTTCTTAACAAAAGGAAAGGGGGGTATTTAAGATTTTGGCGCGCGCATTTACCTCGATTTAAATCCtcctttgaaaatattttctcctttctcaACTGTAAGATACTTTAATGTAAGGTACGAGTACAAACAAGGATCAAAATCTTAAATGcctaattttataaatctttcgTCCTTTCTAAACAGCCGCATAGacttaataaaaatgatcatTATGTCCAAGAAGAACTGATTGATATTTCTTATGCACAGAAAATTTTGGAGaacttgaattatttatagtaaattctttttattccttgtatctaaatttttctatgatAATCAACAGACCAAATTGATTTGATTACATTATACAAAATTCTcagattctttttattttataaacatggGACAAACAAGTTAGGCAATCAgcctaatatttgtaattccgACAATTAATCAATCGTTTGAAATTTCCACATACAATGAACTTAAAATCGTTTAACTGTGTTATAATTGCcaaaacatttaataaacaaTTCAATGTACCCTCCAAAAATGgcattatttactatttattcGATGTAATAAAATCTTAGTTCTTTGTTCCCTCATTTTTTAATGTCTCTTTAactgttttcatttttattgcacATACATTCTTCACTGTAAAAACAGTTTACTGAACCAAATAGCAAATAGTCAACGACACCCACATCCAAGGACAGACATGTCCTGGTAATTTTTCAATActactttattttcttcatcAAGATAAAGCATGGATATAGAGCTAAGAGCAGTAGGTACACAACAAGCTTTAGGCACCATACTTGGTTTTGTTGAGTAAACCAAGTTTTGGACAATTGCATGATTGGTAGAATTTAAGTGATCTGCTAATGGAAACGGGCAATCACCATGGCAATAAAAGGCATCGTAACCGGGGGGGGCAACAATCCAATCATTCCAACCAACATCAGCAAAATCAACATAAAGTGGATGTCGCCTACAATTTTCACGTCCATCTTTTCGGCGGTTTTTTCGAAGTGCTGCTCTTCTAGCACGACGGTCCATTATTTGACTTGCAGAAGACATCTTAtatctaaataataaatattcttgatataatattcatgtaaattattgattttatattgatataaattatttattaatcactATTAGAAAACTATTTCATATactacataattaatatattttctgtgAACTTATAGTTCATTATCAAATCatcaaaatatgaatatattatatgtataatataatttgttattacatgcaatttaaatacaatattattatacatgtgtatgtatataatagcaaatgtgtaaaataatatattagatTAAAAGCTTTACAGTTCGAatgcataattaaaaaaggtTACAATAatagttattttttatataaaaaggaataaaaatatatgaagaaACTAGTTTGTACCTGCCATCGTCTGTATAAGTAAATAACATTGGACGATTAACAACCCATGTgtcgtttctttcatttgcgcTTCTTCTTAAACGCACATGCTCCTGTTTAATTCCACGTACATGTACTAAAAGTCCATGATTATTCTTAGGATCTTTTATCCATCTTTCCACAGCAGGATGTACGTCTACACTAAGCGTGCCATTTTTCCTAGTGTTTAGCAGTTTACTATCAATTAAACGCAATAGCGGAGCGCTATGTCCTCTTGCGCCAGGAcgtaaaatatcatatataagtATTCTACCCAATTTTGAATTGGAATCGTCTTCATTTAAAATAGGTACACGAGAAAGACTTAATTCTGCAGCTTGTAACTTCTCCCCTGAAGGTATACTATTTAAATCAAACGAAAGACGAAAGCGATTTGGAGATTGAAATTTATGATCCACCTCACTCTCTgcataaaaacaaataaaagaagaaaagggttgagatacaaataataatataataatatggatcttaattatcatatattatttaacctttttaattatgttattattattattattattatctacatatattgtaacgtacatttatattttaaagcgCATTAAATTTTACTTGTTGTATTGTTTAActacattataatattaagtaaGTAATATTTAATCGTTATTCAGCTGCAAACATATAGTATAATTTATGAACTAATATAAtgccaaaaataattttagaaatatttactttttataaatatacttacCAACATGAGAAAAGGAACGCACTGTATTAGCAGATCTGGCATGAATTCCTGGTTTAGCAATATCAGCCATACCAATTGTATTTTGTTTGATAAAAAGTTTTTTCAATGATTCAGGAACATAAGCGTGGCCTTGTGGTTTTGGCCTTTTAGCGAAACCAAGAAGGGACAAAAGGCTAGCTTCAATTCCAGCAATTGCTTGTTGACGTTCGCCGATAGCAAAATGTTTGGCAGTATCAGAATGTAGATGCAAGTGAATGTTTGCTGTGGTAGTTGCCAGCAGCAAACTTGCTGCGACTAAAACCAACCTCAGTGGCAGCAACATGCGCATTGTGATGTCGTTGCTCACGGATGTTGCCTccctaaaaataaaataacgaaaccCTTGATATTGTATGtcaattatgaaaatttccttaaagagatttaaaaatgaataatggaacaaacataattctaatttaattatacatataattacaagttaatattttaatggtAACACgaagaattaagaaaaatagtcaaaaattaattattaataactgcatattgtagatttttatcataaaagaaagtatcgtaaatttcatttgcttttcatagaaaaatttgataatgcTGTTTGATAATTCATAGCTGAAGTTAAAATTGTaggaaataaaacaattttgcaTTAATTCCTATATTTATGTGTCAATTCATGATAATCATCTTATTAATTCAtagaaataagaattaaataattaatcatatAACTCGTTAAactcaaatattaaatttttatataaaataatagataattaaaaatacaacatTTAGAGATAtgtttaaaaagtatatacggatttgttaaaaatttatttaacgacaaataattttaacataaattgtTATACACAGACAAATCACTGGATGCTAAAATAATCAtacaattaagaaatttaaatttaaaataagatCAGTTGTTTGaagtagaaattattaatttactcaATCATTTagcaatgaaaaaattattttcttttataatttaactaaTGGTCTTAATGGACTATTTTGAATTATGACATTGTTCTTTTTAaatagtatatacatataattttgctaaagatattataatatttccataacAGTACATAAATAGCTCACTTTTACTGCTGTTAATTCTTGCAAGTATCTCGAAActaatgatttttattatatgtcaCTATTCGCATGAATAGATAGATGAAAAGTAAaatgtttgtatatttttatacggtTGGATATAAAATTTGAGAACCACTGAGACAGACCTGCATTCTATTACAGATAGAGATAGAAACAGAAAGGTTTAGTCTAGTGCCATGCCGTCTGCTGCCGAATGATTGGGCGATTAATCTAGCCGCGAATTTTCTACGCGTTTGCTTGATTTACCAGACTTAAAGCTATTCCATTTGAAAAACAATTAAACTACTTAAAgtgctttttttattttgctatttacatttataattcaGATGTAGcaagtgaaaataaaattaaacaaaccgaatgaaaatttttattacttttacaatactaataatattacttacaatattattattattacttttattgcATGTATTACATATTGTAATAACCTTGTATAAtgataacatttttatcaCATATTATGTTTAATTTAGATACGTAATTCCATAATCAGACATACGATAGAGTTTCCATTTTTAAATTGagatattttgtttcattaatgTAGCAGATTCTAAgcttatttgttaaatttatttgatataaaacaGAACAATTCTCTATTGTTTTGAAAAGTTAGTTAAAATAATGCTTAAAGCGAAATATTAACCTTACATGACCAACATCAACCTTGTACCTTGAATTATTACTAgtcgatatttaaatatcttttatcataaggtaaataaaaaagatggcTTTTAAAGGTTCAAAATTTTTAAGTCATAATAGGAAGAATACGTCTTTGTAAGTATAGTATAATAATGTCTGTTGATAACTTActattataaatgtatttcaaaGAATTAAACCCTGTGTTTATcatattggattggcaactaagtgattgcggattttgtcattaggtggtaatgacaaaatccgcaatcacttagttgccaatccaatatttTGTTGTTAATATACTGTGAGTATACCGTATATTCTTATTGTTTTgtacaattatttcaattaaatactGTTTTGATAATACATTATTAATTAGCGATAGTTCTATTTAATCAGATAGTAAATAACACTTACAATAACTTACGATTTCTATACATAATACAGCGAAAAGAACAAAAACAATAAAAGCAAATATTTCTCATAagcaaatattcaaattcagaatttatcttttatatgtTGCAATATGTTTTAtcttagaattattatttaggTACATCAACATCTCCaaagttatttatttgtattatttatattattgtattaattgtaTGTATGGATGCAAACTATATAGCTTTTTACACTAGATATACAGGGTACGgctgaataatatatataaacgaaCATGAGGTAATTCTTGATGAAAaagtaagaagaaaatatgtaataaagaaaatttttcgcTCGGGGCTTAATTTTCGAAAGGAatcgaaaggaaagaaaggaatcgaacattatattattaaaatcgcCTTATACCTGCTGCTTGtacattaaataaatgtataattaatgttTCAAAGAAATGTAAACGTATAATGGTGTAAACGTGAGGAATGCAGTGTTCTTGTATTGTACGAAAAGAATGCACGGCCACCCGAACTATTCGATCTAACGCGAAGCTAATTCGTAGCTAATAGGTCGGTACATACTTAGGAGACCACTTCGCTTCTAAGAAACAAACTCTCTACCTGCTCTCTACGAAGAAAAAATTCTGCTTGTCTAtatctgtattttcttttagaCTTTCTAgttaaagaatatttagaaaacgaATGGAAAGTTATGTATTAGAAAGATGTATATTTAGGATTATATGTAACAGCTCTTATCataattatgaatttaattattgccTTCAaacttattaaaagaaaaaatattttcttggaTAAgcaaaaaaagtattttacatGAAACAAGTGGAAACttgcaaaatatttagtaaatatttaatagatatcTGTAGTATGCGTTTATGACTTCGTAACTAAAATATACAGTATAATATccataaattgataattaagGAAAACTAAATCTTACAACTTAAATATATcgagaaaaaaagattaaCATAATGAATAATAGAGTTCTGTAAAAGCAGGAGTCAagacataaatataatacaataaataaagcaACAAAAGTATGTTGTAGAAAATTCTACAATGATCAATATCATTTGTAAGAATGAAATGAACGTAGGTGGTTCTTTCCTCCAAAAGTAACTATAAAATCTCGTATAATTAACCAAATACTTCCGTTGTAAGATAGCATACTGTTACAATGTTAACGGGATATTGATTAGGTATTGACAATCTCAGATACGTAGAAACTCTAAGATTAAGTAAAATCtactaatataaatatgtttaaataaa comes from Bombus fervidus isolate BK054 chromosome 18, iyBomFerv1, whole genome shotgun sequence and encodes:
- the LOC139996599 gene encoding protein decapentaplegic, with translation MRMLLPLRLVLVAASLLLATTTANIHLHLHSDTAKHFAIGERQQAIAGIEASLLSLLGFAKRPKPQGHAYVPESLKKLFIKQNTIGMADIAKPGIHARSANTVRSFSHVESEVDHKFQSPNRFRLSFDLNSIPSGEKLQAAELSLSRVPILNEDDSNSKLGRILIYDILRPGARGHSAPLLRLIDSKLLNTRKNGTLSVDVHPAVERWIKDPKNNHGLLVHVRGIKQEHVRLRRSANERNDTWVVNRPMLFTYTDDGRYKMSSASQIMDRRARRAALRKNRRKDGRENCRRHPLYVDFADVGWNDWIVAPPGYDAFYCHGDCPFPLADHLNSTNHAIVQNLVYSTKPSMVPKACCVPTALSSISMLYLDEENKVVLKNYQDMSVLGCGCR